One Lottiidibacillus patelloidae DNA segment encodes these proteins:
- a CDS encoding polyprenyl synthetase family protein → MPDVDVLSYISETRKNFEKELENYVNDLKCPSLIKDAMLYSLKAGGKRLRPILMIATVEAFGIASKRAFAVASALEMIHTYSLIHDDLPAMDDDDMRRGNPTNHKVFGEANAILAGDALNTLSFEVIASITDPKVTAEMKVELIKELARAAGAEGMVGGQVADLQGEGKQLSLEDLEYIHTHKTGKLLVYAVMAGAILANASPEDKENLRKFAEHLGLAFQIQDDILDIEGDESKIGKPVGSDVQNEKSTYPKLLTLAGAKDKLQYHVSFAQQYLNKCSADTTQLNNLTEYVMNRDH, encoded by the coding sequence TTGCCTGATGTAGACGTCTTATCCTATATTTCTGAAACAAGAAAAAATTTTGAAAAAGAGTTAGAAAACTATGTTAATGACTTAAAGTGCCCATCATTAATTAAAGATGCGATGTTGTATTCGTTAAAAGCAGGTGGGAAAAGGCTAAGGCCAATTTTAATGATTGCCACTGTGGAAGCGTTCGGAATCGCTAGTAAACGTGCCTTTGCAGTTGCAAGTGCACTAGAAATGATACATACATATTCTTTAATACACGATGATTTACCAGCAATGGATGACGATGACATGCGCCGAGGTAATCCAACAAACCATAAAGTGTTTGGTGAAGCGAATGCAATTTTAGCAGGGGATGCTTTAAATACGTTGAGCTTTGAGGTTATCGCATCGATTACTGATCCAAAAGTTACTGCTGAGATGAAAGTCGAGTTAATAAAAGAATTAGCTCGAGCTGCTGGTGCTGAAGGAATGGTCGGTGGACAAGTAGCAGACCTCCAAGGTGAAGGAAAACAGCTTTCGCTTGAAGATTTAGAATATATCCATACACATAAGACGGGTAAATTATTAGTTTATGCGGTTATGGCTGGAGCTATTTTGGCAAATGCATCCCCGGAAGATAAGGAAAACTTACGGAAATTTGCGGAACATTTAGGACTAGCTTTTCAAATCCAAGATGATATTTTAGATATCGAAGGTGATGAAAGTAAAATAGGTAAACCAGTTGGTAGTGATGTCCAAAATGAAAAGAGCACATATCCGAAATTATTGACACTTGCTGGTGCGAAAGATAAATTACAATATCACGTATCGTTTGCACAACAATACTTAAATAAATGCTCGGCAGATACAACACAATTAAATAATTTAACAGAATATGTGATGAATCGAGATCATTAA
- the xseB gene encoding exodeoxyribonuclease VII small subunit — protein sequence MSKENEKEITSFEKAMEQLEVIVEKLEAGDVPLEKAISLYQEGMKLSTICHDKLKTVETQLDEILQEDGERKPFVIQEDE from the coding sequence ATGAGTAAGGAAAATGAAAAGGAAATAACTTCTTTTGAGAAAGCAATGGAACAGCTAGAAGTTATCGTGGAAAAACTTGAGGCTGGTGACGTACCGTTAGAAAAAGCGATATCACTTTACCAAGAAGGTATGAAACTTTCAACAATTTGTCATGATAAATTAAAAACAGTTGAAACACAGCTTGATGAAATCTTACAAGAAGATGGGGAGCGAAAGCCATTTGTCATTCAGGAGGATGAATAA
- the xseA gene encoding exodeoxyribonuclease VII large subunit, translating into MSVTSLNRFIKRKFESDDLLQNVWIKGELSNFKRHSSGHMYFTLKDEKSRIQAVMFAGVNRYLKFQPESGMKVLIRGTIDVYEPNGQYQLYAKEMQPDGIGNLYLAYEELKKTLQAKGYFSPENKKPLPRFPQRIGIVTSPTGAAVRDIITTVRRRYPVVKTTIFPVLVQGPSAPNSIAKAIDKANEQNEVDLLIVGRGGGSIEELWAFNEKVVAESIFASQLPIISAVGHETDFTIADFVSDVRAPTPTAAAELAVPHIAELLERINQRKTRLNRAMNERYQGEKERLLHLQRSYAFRYPKKLVAQKEEQLDRLTESLHKESIRLFEKKREKLVYLQKNLQSQHPKEKLMKAFDTYKHTVTNLQKNMQSIHKDKTYLFKQKLSELNAYNPLAVMERGYSIVYSEQKELVKSMKQVQLGDKVNIQLKDGNLDCQVWGMEESDKNE; encoded by the coding sequence ATGTCAGTCACTTCATTAAATCGTTTTATTAAAAGAAAATTTGAAAGTGATGACTTACTACAAAATGTCTGGATTAAAGGTGAGCTATCAAACTTTAAAAGACACTCCAGTGGTCACATGTATTTCACCTTAAAAGATGAGAAATCACGTATTCAAGCAGTTATGTTCGCTGGTGTTAATCGCTATTTGAAGTTTCAACCAGAAAGCGGAATGAAAGTTCTCATACGAGGAACGATTGATGTATACGAACCTAATGGGCAATACCAGTTGTATGCAAAAGAAATGCAACCTGATGGTATTGGTAACTTATATTTAGCATATGAAGAGCTGAAAAAAACACTACAAGCAAAAGGGTATTTTTCTCCTGAAAACAAAAAGCCACTGCCAAGATTTCCACAGAGGATTGGAATAGTTACTTCACCAACAGGAGCTGCTGTTCGTGATATTATTACTACGGTTCGTAGAAGATATCCAGTTGTAAAAACAACGATCTTTCCGGTTTTAGTTCAAGGACCATCTGCACCTAATTCTATCGCTAAAGCGATTGATAAAGCTAATGAGCAAAACGAAGTGGACTTATTAATTGTTGGTCGTGGTGGTGGATCGATTGAAGAGCTATGGGCATTTAACGAGAAGGTTGTAGCTGAAAGTATTTTTGCATCACAACTTCCTATTATTTCAGCTGTTGGACATGAAACAGATTTTACGATTGCTGACTTTGTCTCAGATGTTCGCGCGCCAACACCGACTGCTGCAGCAGAATTAGCAGTTCCGCATATTGCTGAACTATTAGAACGAATTAATCAGCGAAAAACGAGACTTAACCGGGCAATGAACGAGCGTTATCAAGGGGAAAAAGAACGGCTCTTACATTTACAGCGTTCTTATGCGTTTAGATATCCGAAGAAACTTGTTGCACAAAAAGAGGAGCAATTAGACCGGCTAACCGAATCGTTACATAAAGAAAGTATTCGCCTTTTTGAAAAAAAGCGTGAAAAACTAGTGTATTTGCAAAAAAATCTTCAAAGCCAACACCCGAAAGAAAAGCTCATGAAAGCATTTGACACATATAAACATACTGTAACTAACTTACAAAAAAATATGCAATCGATTCATAAAGATAAAACATATCTCTTTAAACAAAAGTTATCTGAGCTCAATGCTTATAACCCGTTAGCTGTCATGGAAAGAGGATATAGCATTGTATACTCTGAACAAAAAGAATTAGTGAAGTCAATGAAACAAGTCCAATTAGGCGATAAAGTAAATATCCAATTAAAAGATGGTAATTTAGATTGTCAAGTTTGGGGTATGGAGGAGAGTGACAAGAATGAGTAA
- the folD gene encoding bifunctional methylenetetrahydrofolate dehydrogenase/methenyltetrahydrofolate cyclohydrolase FolD, with amino-acid sequence MADKIIDGKLLASQIRLTIKEDVNKLIDNGVTPGLSMILVGDNAASRTYVRAKRKACEELGINSVITEFPEDITEEKLLAEIERLNKETSVHGILVQLPLPKHISVQAVIERISPSKDVDGFHPINVGKLTLGQEGFIPCTPIGILAMLKSKNIAVAGKHVVVIGRSNIVGKPVGQLLLKENATVTYCHSQSENIKQITQLADILIVAVGQPKLITKEYIKEGAVVIDVGVNRLSDGKLCGDVDFTEAKHLASYITPVPGGVGPMTITMLLYNTVKAANELYKNNNE; translated from the coding sequence ATGGCTGATAAAATTATAGATGGAAAACTATTGGCAAGCCAAATACGCCTGACAATTAAAGAAGATGTCAATAAACTAATTGATAATGGGGTTACTCCTGGCTTATCAATGATATTAGTTGGGGATAATGCAGCATCACGTACTTATGTAAGAGCAAAAAGAAAAGCATGTGAAGAATTAGGCATTAATTCTGTAATCACAGAATTTCCGGAAGATATTACGGAAGAAAAATTATTAGCTGAAATTGAGCGATTGAACAAGGAAACTTCTGTTCACGGTATACTTGTGCAGCTACCACTTCCAAAACATATCTCAGTGCAAGCTGTAATTGAGAGGATTTCTCCAAGTAAAGACGTTGATGGCTTCCACCCAATAAATGTTGGTAAATTAACTTTAGGACAGGAAGGTTTTATTCCGTGTACCCCAATTGGGATATTAGCAATGTTAAAGTCAAAAAATATAGCTGTCGCTGGAAAACATGTTGTTGTCATCGGAAGAAGTAATATAGTCGGAAAACCAGTTGGCCAATTACTATTAAAAGAGAATGCGACAGTTACTTATTGCCATTCTCAATCGGAAAATATAAAACAAATTACACAGCTAGCTGATATATTAATTGTTGCTGTTGGCCAGCCAAAATTAATTACAAAAGAATATATTAAAGAAGGTGCTGTTGTCATCGATGTCGGTGTAAATAGACTTTCGGACGGAAAATTATGTGGAGATGTAGATTTTACTGAAGCCAAGCATTTAGCTTCCTACATTACGCCAGTTCCTGGTGGGGTTGGACCAATGACAATCACTATGCTTTTATACAACACGGTAAAAGCAGCAAACGAGCTTTATAAAAATAACAACGAATAA
- the nusB gene encoding transcription antitermination factor NusB yields the protein MKRREAREKALQALFQIDVSDTERTEAMTNVMEDAQIDEFLEKLVYGTTDHLEEIDALIEKHLEKWSIDRLGNIDRAVLRLAVYEMKFEKDIPRNVVYNEAIEIAKTFGGEESGRFVNGVLTKVSQSF from the coding sequence ATGAAAAGAAGAGAGGCACGTGAAAAAGCGTTACAAGCTTTATTCCAAATAGATGTAAGTGACACAGAACGCACAGAAGCAATGACTAACGTAATGGAAGATGCGCAAATAGACGAATTTCTAGAAAAACTAGTCTATGGTACGACAGATCACTTAGAAGAAATTGATGCTCTAATTGAAAAACACCTAGAAAAATGGTCGATTGATCGATTAGGTAATATTGATAGAGCTGTATTAAGACTTGCAGTGTATGAAATGAAATTTGAAAAAGATATACCAAGAAATGTTGTATATAACGAAGCGATTGAAATAGCAAAAACGTTTGGTGGGGAAGAATCAGGACGTTTTGTAAATGGTGTTTTGACGAAAGTCTCTCAATCCTTCTAA
- a CDS encoding Asp23/Gls24 family envelope stress response protein, with protein MENHTLEMNEHTSLGKVEIAPEVIEVIASIAAAEVQGVAELRGNFASGVAERLGRKVHRKGVKVELKEDGIEIDIEIVVLYGNSIPEVGKQVQDNIRSQMLTMTALEPKNINISIVGIQFKKDELIEE; from the coding sequence ATGGAAAATCATACATTAGAAATGAACGAACATACTTCATTAGGAAAAGTTGAAATTGCTCCTGAAGTAATTGAAGTTATCGCAAGTATTGCTGCAGCTGAAGTTCAAGGAGTTGCAGAACTTCGTGGAAACTTTGCCTCTGGAGTTGCAGAGCGCCTTGGCCGTAAGGTTCATAGAAAAGGTGTTAAAGTAGAACTTAAAGAGGATGGAATTGAAATCGATATTGAGATTGTTGTTCTTTACGGTAACTCAATTCCAGAAGTAGGTAAGCAAGTACAAGATAATATTCGTTCTCAAATGCTTACAATGACAGCTTTAGAGCCAAAAAATATTAATATTAGTATCGTTGGAATTCAATTTAAAAAAGACGAACTAATCGAAGAATAA
- the accC gene encoding acetyl-CoA carboxylase biotin carboxylase subunit has translation MIKKLLVANRGEIAVRIIRACKDLGVETVAVFSEADKDSLHVRLADEAYCIGPTASKDSYLNFTNIMSVATLTEVDAIHPGYGFLAENADFAEICAECNITFVGPSPEAISKMGTKDVARKTMEDAGVPIVPGSKGIVKDVNDAIEVAEQIGYPVIIKATAGGGGKGIRVARTKEDLIKGVTITQTEAATAFGNPGVYLEKYIEDFRHVEIQVLADNYGNTIHLGERDCSIQRRLQKLLEETPSPALTSEIREEMGDAAVKAAQAVNYSGAGTVEFIFDHNNGNFYFMEMNTRIQVEHPVTEMVTGIDLIKHQIKIAGGEKLEVKQEDVKFNGWSIECRINAENPDKNFMPSAGTVEMYLPPGGPGVRVDSAVYPGYKIPPFYDSMVAKIITHGDTREEAIARMKRALSEFIIEGVHTTVPFHLRLLEHESFVSGDFNTKFLEIHDLTKK, from the coding sequence ATGATAAAAAAGTTATTAGTTGCAAATAGAGGAGAAATAGCAGTAAGAATCATTCGTGCGTGTAAAGACCTTGGAGTGGAAACTGTTGCAGTATTTTCTGAGGCAGATAAAGATTCGTTACACGTTCGTTTAGCAGATGAAGCATATTGTATCGGGCCTACAGCATCTAAAGATAGTTACTTAAATTTCACTAACATTATGAGTGTAGCTACATTAACGGAAGTAGACGCCATTCACCCTGGATATGGATTTTTAGCAGAGAATGCTGACTTTGCTGAAATTTGTGCAGAATGTAATATTACGTTTGTTGGTCCAAGTCCAGAGGCAATTTCGAAAATGGGAACAAAAGATGTCGCACGTAAAACGATGGAGGACGCAGGAGTGCCAATCGTTCCTGGTTCCAAAGGTATCGTAAAAGATGTCAATGATGCGATTGAAGTTGCAGAGCAAATCGGTTATCCTGTAATTATTAAAGCTACTGCTGGTGGTGGTGGTAAAGGAATCCGTGTTGCACGAACAAAAGAAGACTTGATAAAAGGTGTTACGATCACACAAACAGAAGCAGCCACTGCATTTGGAAATCCTGGTGTATACTTAGAGAAGTATATCGAAGACTTCAGACATGTTGAAATTCAAGTACTTGCTGATAACTACGGAAATACAATCCATTTAGGTGAGCGTGATTGTTCAATTCAGCGCCGCTTACAAAAGTTATTAGAAGAAACTCCTTCTCCTGCGTTAACGAGTGAAATCCGTGAAGAAATGGGTGATGCAGCTGTTAAGGCTGCACAAGCAGTTAATTATAGCGGAGCGGGTACTGTTGAATTTATCTTTGATCATAATAATGGTAACTTCTATTTCATGGAAATGAATACTCGAATTCAAGTAGAGCATCCTGTAACGGAAATGGTAACAGGTATCGATTTGATTAAACATCAAATAAAAATTGCTGGCGGGGAAAAACTAGAAGTAAAACAAGAAGATGTGAAATTCAATGGATGGTCAATCGAATGTAGAATAAATGCCGAAAATCCAGATAAGAATTTTATGCCTTCTGCTGGAACAGTTGAAATGTACTTACCACCAGGTGGTCCAGGTGTCCGAGTTGACTCTGCTGTTTATCCTGGTTATAAAATTCCTCCTTTCTACGACTCAATGGTAGCAAAAATTATTACACATGGAGACACGAGAGAAGAAGCTATTGCTCGTATGAAGCGAGCATTAAGTGAATTTATTATTGAAGGTGTTCATACGACAGTTCCTTTCCACTTACGATTATTAGAACATGAGAGTTTTGTTTCAGGAGACTTTAATACAAAGTTTTTAGAGATTCACGATTTAACGAAAAAATAG
- the accB gene encoding acetyl-CoA carboxylase biotin carboxyl carrier protein has protein sequence MLKIQEIRELIKLVDQSSISDFEYEHAGSKITMKKNEVVSGQVVTTAPAVQHEPVHTPAAVQVQTPAPAQTETKPEAKEKEIDENLHKIVSPMVGTFYAASSPDTDNYVKVGDKVKNDTVVCIVEAMKLFNEIEAEVKGEIVEILVENGQLVEYGQPLFLVKPE, from the coding sequence ATGTTAAAAATCCAAGAAATTCGTGAACTTATTAAATTGGTAGACCAATCATCAATTAGTGACTTTGAATATGAACATGCTGGTTCAAAAATTACAATGAAAAAGAATGAAGTTGTTAGCGGACAAGTAGTTACTACTGCACCTGCAGTTCAACATGAACCAGTGCATACGCCTGCAGCTGTACAAGTACAAACTCCAGCACCAGCTCAAACAGAGACTAAGCCGGAAGCAAAAGAAAAAGAAATTGACGAAAATTTACATAAAATTGTTTCACCAATGGTAGGAACATTCTATGCAGCGTCTTCTCCTGATACAGATAATTACGTAAAAGTAGGCGACAAAGTAAAGAATGATACAGTTGTTTGTATCGTTGAAGCAATGAAGTTATTCAATGAAATTGAAGCAGAAGTTAAAGGTGAGATCGTTGAGATTTTAGTTGAAAATGGTCAACTTGTAGAATATGGTCAACCTTTATTTTTAGTAAAGCCAGAATAA
- a CDS encoding SpoIIIAH-like family protein has product MVLKKQTVWLLTMLSLIIVLSVFYISSPEPMNYSGDVNENGENATNNENDGTVISDMTRDDTFIALEMAREEKRSKMEADYMAVIVSADVTAEAKSEAYAKLQELNELAANEGMLEELIRIQGYDDVIVTTTGNRANILVKASEHTKKDAAAIMLLGMEQLGEDMTVMVEFLPNN; this is encoded by the coding sequence ATGGTATTAAAAAAACAAACAGTATGGTTATTAACAATGTTAAGTTTAATTATTGTTTTATCTGTATTTTACATTTCTTCACCAGAACCAATGAACTACTCTGGGGATGTTAACGAAAATGGGGAAAATGCTACAAACAATGAGAATGATGGAACAGTTATTTCTGATATGACTCGAGATGATACGTTTATTGCTTTAGAAATGGCAAGAGAAGAAAAGAGAAGCAAAATGGAAGCTGATTACATGGCAGTTATTGTATCAGCAGATGTAACGGCTGAAGCTAAAAGTGAAGCATATGCAAAATTACAAGAGTTAAATGAACTTGCAGCAAATGAAGGAATGTTGGAAGAGTTAATCCGTATCCAAGGGTATGATGATGTAATCGTAACTACAACTGGAAATCGAGCTAATATTTTAGTGAAGGCAAGTGAACATACTAAAAAGGATGCAGCAGCAATTATGCTTCTAGGTATGGAGCAACTTGGTGAAGATATGACTGTTATGGTTGAGTTCTTACCAAATAATTAG
- the spoIIIAG gene encoding stage III sporulation protein AG: protein MKDLIFKNGKLHPYFVVVVLIGAGLMIISNMYSTGNDDYINTLNDEPDVAAFGQKSTPTTMADYEDHYENQLREILEEAVGISDVSVMINLDATETKIHEFNMKQQTQNTDETDSQNGKRKVKDVSNDKQVVIIRVGDKEMPVVVKTEKPVVRGVIIVAKGADNIQVKQWIVEAVTRVLNVPAHKVSVLPKK from the coding sequence ATGAAAGACTTAATTTTTAAGAATGGTAAGCTGCATCCCTATTTTGTAGTAGTAGTTTTAATAGGAGCTGGCTTAATGATCATATCCAACATGTACAGTACTGGAAATGATGATTATATAAACACACTAAATGACGAGCCAGATGTTGCTGCTTTCGGGCAAAAATCAACCCCTACGACGATGGCTGATTATGAAGATCATTACGAAAACCAGTTGCGAGAGATTCTTGAAGAAGCGGTAGGTATTTCAGATGTATCGGTAATGATCAACTTGGATGCTACTGAAACAAAAATACATGAATTTAATATGAAGCAGCAAACGCAAAATACAGATGAGACAGACAGTCAAAATGGAAAGCGTAAAGTAAAGGATGTTTCCAATGATAAGCAGGTTGTCATTATTAGGGTTGGCGATAAGGAAATGCCAGTTGTTGTAAAGACAGAAAAACCTGTTGTCAGAGGTGTCATTATAGTTGCCAAAGGTGCAGATAACATTCAAGTCAAACAGTGGATCGTTGAAGCTGTTACAAGAGTCTTAAATGTACCTGCGCATAAAGTATCAGTATTGCCTAAAAAATAA
- the spoIIIAF gene encoding stage III sporulation protein AF: MAFLTSWISNIILFVLLAVVLELLLPNSVLQRYVKMVIGLLLIVIILSPLLKFVTEDFEKVLASMSISNNQEEKKIENLIESKKKEIQASQHAYILKQMAVHMKTASEEELMEKYGLVISDIHLTVDENDQGISDEVTQVQVFLSDQLDNEQVAVEVVKRVEIDTSKPKKQETNEPDLKAEEIQELLAYRWGISSEKIVISVERGRK, encoded by the coding sequence ATGGCTTTTTTAACGAGCTGGATTTCAAATATTATTTTGTTTGTTCTGTTAGCTGTAGTACTTGAACTTTTACTTCCTAATTCTGTGCTCCAGCGCTATGTAAAAATGGTGATTGGACTATTATTAATCGTAATTATTTTATCGCCACTTTTAAAATTTGTAACGGAAGATTTTGAAAAAGTCCTTGCTTCAATGAGCATTTCGAACAACCAAGAAGAAAAAAAGATAGAAAATTTAATAGAAAGTAAGAAAAAAGAAATACAAGCCTCACAACATGCATATATTTTAAAACAAATGGCTGTCCATATGAAAACAGCATCTGAAGAGGAGTTGATGGAGAAGTATGGTTTAGTAATCTCTGACATTCATTTAACAGTTGATGAAAATGATCAAGGTATTTCTGATGAAGTTACGCAAGTTCAAGTTTTCTTAAGTGACCAGCTTGATAATGAGCAAGTGGCGGTTGAGGTAGTAAAGCGAGTAGAAATAGATACTTCAAAACCGAAGAAACAGGAAACGAATGAACCTGATTTGAAAGCGGAGGAAATACAGGAGCTCCTCGCATATCGCTGGGGAATAAGTAGTGAAAAAATTGTCATCTCGGTAGAAAGGGGGCGAAAGTAA
- the spoIIIAE gene encoding stage III sporulation protein AE → MNGRELLFGLLVAALFTLLFSSPVQASTPHKLVSEQLSNLGIDEVKQYWDDVMTKYGGFLPESQKGTFYEFVSGEKKFSIKAWFQGVLSYLFHEILANGKLLGTLIFLTVFSAILQSFQNAFERHSISKIAYAIIYMVIIILALNSFHVAISYALTAITNMMSFIIALVPLILALMASTGNVISVAFFHPLIIFLVNMSGLLIKNFVFPLLFLSAILSIVSTLTEHYKVTQLAQLLRNISIGALGVFITIFLGVLSVQGATTAVADGITIRTAKFVTGNFIPVIGRMFTEATDTVLSASILLKNTIGLIGVSILILIAAFPAIKVLSLAIIYKLAAAILQPLGAGPIIDCLSIISKSVIYIFAALAIVSLMFFLTITIIISAGNVAIMMR, encoded by the coding sequence ATGAATGGTCGAGAACTACTATTTGGACTTTTAGTTGCAGCGTTATTCACACTATTATTTTCTTCGCCTGTACAAGCTAGTACCCCCCACAAGCTCGTCAGTGAACAACTTTCTAATTTAGGAATAGATGAAGTGAAACAATATTGGGACGATGTGATGACGAAGTATGGAGGTTTCCTTCCGGAAAGTCAAAAAGGAACATTTTATGAATTTGTTAGTGGCGAAAAAAAGTTTTCAATCAAAGCTTGGTTTCAAGGTGTACTTAGCTACTTATTCCATGAAATATTAGCAAATGGAAAATTACTGGGCACTTTAATCTTTTTAACTGTTTTTAGTGCAATATTGCAATCATTTCAAAACGCATTCGAACGCCACTCTATTAGTAAAATTGCTTATGCAATAATCTATATGGTCATTATCATTTTAGCATTAAATAGTTTCCACGTAGCCATATCATACGCATTAACGGCCATTACCAATATGATGAGTTTTATTATTGCCTTAGTGCCATTAATACTCGCTTTAATGGCTTCAACTGGAAATGTAATATCTGTTGCCTTCTTTCATCCATTAATCATTTTTCTAGTAAATATGAGTGGATTATTAATTAAAAATTTTGTTTTTCCTCTCCTTTTTCTTTCGGCAATATTAAGCATCGTTAGTACATTAACCGAGCATTACAAAGTTACGCAGTTGGCACAATTGTTAAGAAATATAAGTATCGGTGCTTTAGGTGTATTTATCACTATCTTTCTTGGAGTTTTGTCAGTCCAAGGGGCGACAACAGCGGTTGCCGATGGGATCACCATTCGAACTGCAAAGTTTGTAACAGGAAACTTCATTCCTGTAATTGGAAGAATGTTCACAGAAGCTACTGACACTGTATTAAGTGCATCAATACTGCTTAAAAACACAATTGGGTTAATCGGAGTTTCAATTTTAATCTTGATTGCTGCATTTCCTGCAATTAAAGTCTTATCTCTAGCAATTATTTATAAGCTAGCTGCAGCGATCCTACAACCATTAGGAGCAGGGCCAATCATCGATTGCTTAAGCATCATTAGTAAAAGTGTAATATATATTTTTGCCGCATTAGCTATCGTTTCCCTCATGTTCTTCCTAACAATAACAATAATTATTTCAGCAGGAAATGTCGCCATAATGATGCGTTAA
- the spoIIIAD gene encoding stage III sporulation protein AD, with protein sequence MDIVQIVGIGLIATFLALILNDQKPMFAFMLTVFVGAFIFLFLIDQIVAVIVMLERIAVNANINDLYIKTILKIIGIAYIAEFGAQITKDAGQAAISAKIELAGKILILVMAIPILTVIIETVLKLIPQ encoded by the coding sequence ATCGATATTGTACAAATAGTTGGTATAGGGTTGATCGCCACTTTCCTAGCATTAATTTTAAATGACCAAAAGCCAATGTTCGCTTTTATGCTAACTGTGTTTGTCGGAGCATTTATTTTTTTATTTTTAATCGATCAAATAGTCGCCGTCATTGTCATGCTAGAACGGATAGCGGTAAATGCGAACATAAATGATTTATATATTAAAACAATCTTGAAAATAATCGGCATCGCATATATTGCAGAATTTGGTGCACAAATCACAAAGGACGCTGGACAAGCAGCGATTTCGGCAAAGATTGAACTGGCTGGCAAAATCTTAATATTAGTGATGGCGATACCAATATTAACAGTAATAATTGAAACGGTTTTGAAGTTAATACCACAGTAA
- the spoIIIAC gene encoding stage III sporulation protein AC, producing the protein MDITTVFQIAGLGIVLAMIATVLKAADKNEFVQWITLIGFIFVLFKVATLLEDLFQKIQSVFLFSG; encoded by the coding sequence ATGGACATCACTACAGTTTTTCAAATTGCAGGACTCGGGATTGTGTTAGCTATGATTGCAACGGTCTTAAAAGCAGCTGATAAAAATGAGTTTGTTCAATGGATAACGTTAATCGGGTTTATTTTTGTGTTATTCAAAGTGGCAACATTATTGGAAGACTTATTTCAAAAAATTCAATCCGTCTTTTTGTTTAGCGGATAA
- the spoIIIAB gene encoding stage III sporulation protein SpoIIIAB produces MKILGALIILIATTLIGFSFANRLSNRPKQLRHLKYALQTLEAEIMFGHVPLKEASNRLAAQVPKPIATIFLLFSSSLEEESTNVKIAWEKTLIKAWPETALGKPEFEILMQFGATLGQHDRVQQQKQIRLTLSHLEREEADARDAQARHEKMLKSLGVLSGLLIIVLLM; encoded by the coding sequence ATGAAAATACTTGGAGCACTAATTATTTTGATAGCGACAACATTAATTGGCTTTTCCTTTGCAAATCGCTTAAGTAACAGACCGAAGCAGCTTAGGCATCTAAAATACGCTCTGCAAACGTTAGAGGCAGAAATCATGTTCGGTCATGTTCCGTTGAAAGAGGCTAGTAATCGCTTAGCTGCGCAAGTTCCGAAACCAATCGCAACTATTTTCTTATTATTTTCTAGCTCATTGGAAGAGGAAAGTACAAATGTAAAGATAGCGTGGGAAAAAACACTAATAAAAGCTTGGCCAGAAACAGCATTAGGAAAGCCTGAATTTGAAATTTTAATGCAGTTTGGTGCAACGTTAGGACAGCATGATCGAGTGCAGCAGCAAAAGCAAATCCGCTTAACGCTCTCGCACTTAGAAAGAGAAGAAGCGGATGCAAGAGATGCTCAAGCTAGGCACGAAAAAATGCTAAAAAGCTTAGGTGTTTTATCAGGTTTACTAATAATCGTTCTATTAATGTGA